ATCGGCGATGATGACGGGGTATTTTCTGCGCCAGATGGAACAAAGAATGCATTTGGAGCATTTGTCTAATGGTTGACAGAGGTGGAGGAGTGAGGAGTTGGGAGTGAGGAGTGAGGAGTTAACACTTACTCACAACCGTCAACTCATAACTCATAACTACTTTTTGGGATAGACCCCTGACTGGACTTTGAAGGTTTGAGTTTGACCGTTACGGTTGACTTCGATTTCTAGAATGTCACCGACGCTGCTAGACTCGACTACCTTTTGGACTTGGGCTGTAGTTCTGACTGGTTTACGATTAATTTTTTGAATCACGTCTCCCGGAAGCAGTCCTGCCTGTTTGGCTGGGGAATTATCCAAGACACCCTTAATCACAATACCAACTTCCTGCTGAATATTGAGCTTGTTTTCTTGATTAATCTGCTGTTTTTTAGCAGGATTAAGGTCTGTCATTTCAATCCCCAAAAAAGGGTGTTCCACACGCCCTTTGGTAAACAGTTCATTAGCAATGCGGGCGGCTGTTTCAATGGGGATAGCAAAACCTAGACCTTGAGCATCGGCGCGAATCGCAGTGTTGACGCCAATCACTTCTCCTTGGGCGTTTAACAAAGGTCCGCCAGAGTTACCAGGGTTAATTGCTGCATCAGTTTGAATAAAGCTTACACGCTTGTCTGGTACACCAACTTGAGCGCTAGTGCGGTCAGTAGCGCTAATAATGCCAATGGTGACAGTATTATCTAAACCGAGGGGATTGCCAATGGCGATCGCCCACTGTCCTGGTATTAAGTTTTGTGAATTTCCTAACCGCACTGTAGGCAATTTATTACCAGGAATTTTGACTACTGCTACATCAGTCACAGAATCAACTCCCACCACCTTACCCTCAAAAGTCCGACCATCCTTGAGGGTTACTTGTACTGTTTCGGTATCCGAAACTACGTGAGCATTAGTCAGTAGTTCGCCATCTTGGCTCAAAATAAATCCAGATCCTGTACCGCGCTCAATTCTTTCTTCAGGTATTGGTTGCTCATCTTCGCCAAAAAATCGCCGTAACAGAGGATTTTTCAAAGCATCAGAGATGGGATTTGCCACTTTGCGCGTAGCATTAATTCGCACCACCGCCGGACCGACCCTTTGCACAGCAGTAGCAATAAAATTCACATTATCGCCCCCAGTAGCGCCAATAGATCCGTGAGTAGCACGAGGAACTACAGATTCAGGAGGTAAAGCCACTGTGACATTTTTTAGCTCCTGAAAGGAGTCATTTTGTCGCAGAAGATAGCCACTACCCAACAAACCTGCACCGCCCCCAATTACAAGTAAAGATAAATAAAGGCCAAGTTGCTTTAAAGATAAATTCATAATCATTTTGCTTAAGTACAGCAATGCAGTTGCTAATTTCTAAGTTTATTCAAGTAAACAGCAAGTGGACAGATCAATTTTTTGATCATTTGTCATTTGTCATTTGTCAACACTGCTCAGTTAAGAGCCGTAGTTGTTTTCTAGCTTTTAGCTTAAACCCATTGAAATGGGTTAGAAGATTACCCAGTAAGCTTTGTAGGGGCGCAAGGCCTTGCGCCCGTACTTTAGGTATTAGCCCGCAATTTATTGCAGGGCGGGATTTCCGGCTTAACCGAGCAGTATTGCATCCCCAGTCCCCAGTCCCCATTCCCCATTCCCCAATCCCCAATCTAAAATTGAAACTTAACGCTCTCTACACTGGCATACATGAGTTGTCCCTATCGTCTAGTGTTTCTCTGTAGTTTA
The Gloeotrichia echinulata CP02 DNA segment above includes these coding regions:
- a CDS encoding HhoA/HhoB/HtrA family serine endopeptidase — translated: MNLSLKQLGLYLSLLVIGGGAGLLGSGYLLRQNDSFQELKNVTVALPPESVVPRATHGSIGATGGDNVNFIATAVQRVGPAVVRINATRKVANPISDALKNPLLRRFFGEDEQPIPEERIERGTGSGFILSQDGELLTNAHVVSDTETVQVTLKDGRTFEGKVVGVDSVTDVAVVKIPGNKLPTVRLGNSQNLIPGQWAIAIGNPLGLDNTVTIGIISATDRTSAQVGVPDKRVSFIQTDAAINPGNSGGPLLNAQGEVIGVNTAIRADAQGLGFAIPIETAARIANELFTKGRVEHPFLGIEMTDLNPAKKQQINQENKLNIQQEVGIVIKGVLDNSPAKQAGLLPGDVIQKINRKPVRTTAQVQKVVESSSVGDILEIEVNRNGQTQTFKVQSGVYPKK